The following DNA comes from Gordonia zhaorongruii.
GTCGCCCGCCCGCCCCTCGTCATCGGCGTTCGAGCTCGACCGAGTCGACGGTGCCGTGTCGCGAGCACCGTGCGTGCCACCCGTTCGGCCGGATCTGAACGACCATGCGGCGGCCGCACTGCCCGCAGAAGCGAGCTGGTTCCAGGCCGAGCAGCGCCGCCGCGGGCACTGCGTCCGGCGCCTCGACTTCGCACGCCGCACCGGTGTGAATCCCGAACTTCAGCGGTTCGGTCAGCGGACCTGCAGAACCCGTCGGAATCATGTGGTTCTCCTCTTCCACGTGGCGGACACCACGACGCTACACCGTGCCGCCGCCGCGTCAGATGGTGTCATTGAGAGCCTTGATCGGCATCGACAGGTCGTCCAGGAGGTCGAGGTCGTTCTCCGCCGGACGACCGAGCGTCGTCAGGTAGTTGCCGACGATCACTGCGTTGATCCCGCCGAGGATGCCCTGCTCGGCCCCCAGATCACCGAGGGTGATCTCCCGGCCTCCCGCGAAGCGCAGGATGGTGCGCGGAAGCGCGAGACGGAAGGCCGCCACCGACTTGAGCGCCTCGGCTGCAGGTAGCACCTCCAGGTCGCCGAACGGGGTTCCCGGGCGCGGGTTGAGGAAGTTGAGCGGCACCTCGTCCGGTTCGAGCGCGGCCAGATCGGCGGCGAACTCGGCACGTTGTTCGAGCGTCTCCCCCATCCCGAGGATGCCGCCGCAGCAGACCTCCATGCCCGCATCGCGGATCATCCGCAGCGTGCCCCACCTCTCCTCCCACGAGTGCGTGGTCACCACGTTCGGGAAGTGGCTGCGCGCCGTCTCCAGGTTGTGGTTGTAGCGGTGCACGCCCATGTCCTTGAGCTGATCGACCTGCTCCTGATCGAGCATGCCGAGACTGCATGCGATCTGGATGTCCACCTCGTTGCGGATGGCCTCGATCCCAGCGGCGACCTGGCTCATCAGTCGCTCGTCCGGTCCGCGAACCGCAGCGACGATGCAGAACTCGGTGGCTCCGGTCTTCGCGGTCTGCTTGGCCGCCTCGACGAGTGACGGAATATCGATCCAGGCGCTGCGAACCGGCGATGCGAACAGACCCGACTGGCTGCAGAAGTGGCAGTCCTCGGGGCATCCGCCGGTCTTCAGCGAGATGATGCCCTCTACCTCGACCTCGGGTCCGCACCAGCGCATGCGCACATCGTGCGCCAGCGCCAGGACATCGGTGAGCCGGTCATCGGACAACTCGAGCACCTGCAGGACCTGCTGCTGACTCAGGCCGATGCCCTGCTCGAGCACCTGTTCCCGCGCGACGGCGAGGATGTCTCCGACTGCCTGCGTCTGGTCGGCTGCATCGGTCTGGTCGGTGCGCTGCTGCGTACTGGTCACGATCTTCTCCTCAGTGATGGGCTGCATCATGTCTCTCGGTCTTCTCGGGTCGGCGACGTATCACGTCCGGTGCGAACCACACCGGTGCGGCCGCCTGGAAGTCGGCGGGCGGCATCGCCCCGGCTCCCGCGGGAACGGCACCGACTACCGGAACTCCGGTGAGCCGCTGCAGATCATCGCGGTTGCAGGTCATCGCCAGATCGGGCCGCTCGGGCCAGGTCCCGATGACGATTCCGGATGGAGCATGGCCGCGGCGGGCCAGTGCCTCGACGGTGAGCTCGGTGTGATTGAGCGTGCCGAGGCCCGGATCGGCGACGACGAGCGTCGACGGCGCGAAACCATCCGCGTCGAGGGCCGCGATCACATCGATGACCGTCAGGCCGGGCGCCAATCGGACCAGCACTCCGCCGGCTCCTTCGACGACGATCACGTCCGCGTCGGCGGCGAGCTCACGGACGGCTGCGCTCACCTGTCCGACCCGCAGCGCCGGCATGCCTGCACGCCGGGCGGCCACCTCGGGCGCGAGGGGTTCCGGATAGCGCACCGGTTCGCGCGTCGCGACCTCGCCGGCCAGCGCCTGCACGCAGGCGAGGTCGGCCGCCTCGCCCGGCGCCGCACCCGTTTGGGCCGCCTTGCAGACTCCGACGCGCAGCCCGGCCGCCCTGGCGACCGCCGCCAGGGCTGCGACGGCGATCGTCTTGCCGACGTCCGTCCCGGTACCGGTCACGACGATGACCTGCGGCGTCATCGGGAGTTCACCGGCTGACGGACGTGGGACAGCGCGTCCGCAACGATCCCGGCCACGGTGTCGAGGGTTCGGTCGTCGATGTCCGCACGGACGGTGAGCCGCAGTCGCGAGGTTCCCACGGGTACGGACGGCGGCCGGAAGCAGCCGACGAGAACGCCCCGCTCACGGCAGATCGCCGCGGCCGTCGTCGCGGCGACCGGATCGCCGACGATCAGCGACACAACCGCGGCCTCGGGACGCTCCGCACCGAGGGCGGCCGCGATGCGGCGTGCCGCCCGGCGGAGCCGGTTCGGCAGATCGGGTTCGTCGATCAGCACCTCCAGCGCGGCCGTGGCGGCGCCGACGGCCGCCGGGTTCAGCCCGGTGTCGAAGATGAACGTGCGCGCATGGTCGATGAGATGGTCCCGCAGGAGCGCGGTCCCCGCGACGACGCCGCCCTGTGCGGCAAGTGATTTGGAGCAGACGGCCGTCACGACGAGATCGTCGGCGCCGGACAGACCGCATTCCGCGACCAGCCCGGCACCACCGGGCCCGCGTACGCCGATGGCATGAGCCTCGTCCACGAGCAGGGTCGCGCCGTTGTCGTGTGCGGCACTGTACAACTCGCGTAACGGCGCCAGGCTCCCGTCGATGCTGTAGACCGAATCGGTGACGACGATCGCACGCTCCTCCGTCCGCGCGGCCAGTGCTCGCCGAACCGCGCCTGCATCGCCGCGCTCCACCACGACGACGCGAGCGCGGGACAGCCGGCAGCCGTCGATGAGCGACGCGTGTGCACCGGTGTCGCTCACGATCAGGTCACCGCGACCTGCCAGTGCGGTCACGGCCCCCACATTGGCGAGGTATCCGGACGAGAACAACAGGGCCGCTTGCGTTCCGACGAATCGCGCGAACGTCTCCTCGAAGTGAATGTGCGCAGCCGTGGTGCCGACGACGAGTCGCGACGACGTGGATCCGGCACCCCAGTCGTCGAGTGCGCGGTGCGCCTGCGCGAGCACCTCGGGGTGCCGCGACAGCCCGAGGTAGTCGTTCGACGCGAGATTGCATTCGGTGTCACCGGCCGCTCGGGCCACCGGCGACCGATGCAATCCGGCGGCGGCGGTGCGCTCGGCCACGTCGGCGAGCCACCCGGCGGTCACGCGCGCACCGCCGAGGTGGCGTCGAGACTCGCACGCACACCTGCCCCGATCCCCGCGGTCAGCGTGCGGAGTTCGTCGTCGGTGATGATGAAGGGCGGCATCGTGTACAGCAGGTGCCGGAACGGACGCAGCCACACTCCTGCGTCCAGCACCGCATCGGTCGCGGCGACCATGTCGACGTCCCGATCGAGTTCGACGACCCCGATCGCCCCGAGCG
Coding sequences within:
- the bioB gene encoding biotin synthase BioB, coding for MTSTQQRTDQTDAADQTQAVGDILAVAREQVLEQGIGLSQQQVLQVLELSDDRLTDVLALAHDVRMRWCGPEVEVEGIISLKTGGCPEDCHFCSQSGLFASPVRSAWIDIPSLVEAAKQTAKTGATEFCIVAAVRGPDERLMSQVAAGIEAIRNEVDIQIACSLGMLDQEQVDQLKDMGVHRYNHNLETARSHFPNVVTTHSWEERWGTLRMIRDAGMEVCCGGILGMGETLEQRAEFAADLAALEPDEVPLNFLNPRPGTPFGDLEVLPAAEALKSVAAFRLALPRTILRFAGGREITLGDLGAEQGILGGINAVIVGNYLTTLGRPAENDLDLLDDLSMPIKALNDTI
- the bioD gene encoding dethiobiotin synthase, translating into MTPQVIVVTGTGTDVGKTIAVAALAAVARAAGLRVGVCKAAQTGAAPGEAADLACVQALAGEVATREPVRYPEPLAPEVAARRAGMPALRVGQVSAAVRELAADADVIVVEGAGGVLVRLAPGLTVIDVIAALDADGFAPSTLVVADPGLGTLNHTELTVEALARRGHAPSGIVIGTWPERPDLAMTCNRDDLQRLTGVPVVGAVPAGAGAMPPADFQAAAPVWFAPDVIRRRPEKTERHDAAHH
- a CDS encoding 8-amino-7-oxononanoate synthase; this translates as MTAGWLADVAERTAAAGLHRSPVARAAGDTECNLASNDYLGLSRHPEVLAQAHRALDDWGAGSTSSRLVVGTTAAHIHFEETFARFVGTQAALLFSSGYLANVGAVTALAGRGDLIVSDTGAHASLIDGCRLSRARVVVVERGDAGAVRRALAARTEERAIVVTDSVYSIDGSLAPLRELYSAAHDNGATLLVDEAHAIGVRGPGGAGLVAECGLSGADDLVVTAVCSKSLAAQGGVVAGTALLRDHLIDHARTFIFDTGLNPAAVGAATAALEVLIDEPDLPNRLRRAARRIAAALGAERPEAAVVSLIVGDPVAATTAAAICRERGVLVGCFRPPSVPVGTSRLRLTVRADIDDRTLDTVAGIVADALSHVRQPVNSR